In candidate division WOR-3 bacterium, the sequence CCCGATTTGTTTAATGAACCCCTATTGGAGGTGATTGCCGAACCAAAGGTGTGCGCACATTTTCACATCCCGTTACAGAGTGGTGATGACCGAATACTCCAGTTGATGGGCAGACCTTATACCGTCAGTAGTTATGACCGGCTCCTTGCCAAGATTCTTAAAATTAAACCAGATGCCTGTATCGGTGCCGATGTCATTGTTGGCTTCCCGGGTGAGGATGACAACTCCTTTGAACGGACCAGGCTCTATTTGGAGTCCTCCGCGGTGAATTACCTTCATGTCTTTCCTTATTCCGTCCGGGTTGGCACAAAAGCGGCGCAATGGGGTGACCCGGTCACGAGGGAGAAGAAGGGAGAGCGTGTTCGGGTTTTGCGGTCCCTATCAGAAAAAAGGAGGCGTGATTATGCCCGGCGGTTTTGCGGTGATGTGCGGGGTGTGATTCTTGAACCCCGGGGAAAAGGATTAACCGACAATTATCTGCGGCTCACCTGCCTGGATTTGCGCGGTAAGGAATATCAGCCAGGGAGATTGATTGCCCTGGAGATCCAGTTGGAGGGGGAGAAACTCATTGGGAAAATGCCAGGGTGGCAGGAGGGCAGTTAGGTAGTTAAGTCAAGGAGGATTTATGAGGTTTCTTCACTGGTCAGCGGTCTTGTTGGGTATGTTGATATTTGGGGGCTTTGCCAAGGAGTATAAGGTAGGTTACATCAATTCGGAACGGATAATTGCCCGTTACCAAGCGGCGATCGAGGCGAAAAAGGAACTGGATGCCGAGATAAAAAAATACGAGGCAAAGGCGGAGTCGCTGAAGGCGGAGTACGAGCGGGCAAAGGAGGAATACGAATCCCAAGAGCTGGCTCTATCCGAAGAGGGGAAGCGGGCAAAACTGGCTGAGATTGAAAGCAGAAGGCGAAGGTATGATAGCTATCTTAATGAGGTTTACGGTAAGGGGGGGAAGATTGAGCAGAAGAATAACGAGTTGATTGCTCCAATTGTGGCACAAATTGATTCGGCGGTTAGTAAGGTGGCGCGGGAGGAGGGTTTTTCGTTGGTGATTGATGCGACCAAGTCCGGGATTGTGTATAGCGAAATCGGACTGGATTTAACCGAAATGGTAATAGAAGAGTTGAACAGGTTGTATGCGCCCTTGCCGACGCCGGTGACCACGAAGCTCTTGTTCGTAATCGCACCGCTCTTTGAGGCAAATGACGAGGCACAGCGCCAGCGGGTCGGAATCCAGATTCGGGAGATTATCAATGCACTCCTTGGCTCCAAGTCCCAGGTTGAGGTTATCCCTAACAAAAAGGTGGATGAGGTTGTCCAGAGCCGGGGGTATGCCAACCAAAAGATCGGAGAAAATGAAGGAGCTGATATTGCCCGGGCGCTTGATGCCGACTATGTGATATATGGGGATTGCGCAAAAAGAGAAGAGCGCATCCAGTTTACCTTAACACTCCTTGATGCCCGGACTGGCACCGTGCTGAAATCACAGGAAGGGGAAGCGGAAAGGGGTCAGGTTCTGCGCGAAAAGGTTAGCGCGGTGGTGCAAGTTTTATACTCAGCACTCGGGAGATAGGCTTGTCCCGAGTGAGGGAAAAGGGATTCCTCTACTTCGTTCAGAATAATGGAGGTGAGGGGTGAGTTGCGAAGGCAGAAAAATCTGGATTGAACACGGGGCAAAGATAGCAAATTCGGTCACCTTGAGCCCTTTTGTTTATGTTGGCGGAGAGGTGGAAATTGGCGAGGAAACTTATATCGGCCCAAATGTTACCCTATTAGGCAGGACGGTTATCGGCCGCAGGGTGCGTATTGGACCAGGGGCAGTAATAGGATGGGAGGGGTTTGGTTATGAAAAAAGGGAAGGGGGCTACAAAAGGGTTGAGCACACCGGCATAGTGGTGATTGAGGATGATGTGGAAATCGGTCCATTGGTAAATATTGCCCGGGCAAAACCAGGAAGGCAAACAAGGATTGGCAGGGGCACGAAGATTGATGCGTTGGTCCATATCGCCCATAATGTTTTTATTGGCGAGGGGTGCATTATTACTGCGCAGTGCGGAATTGCGGGGAGCGCGAAGATTGGGGACCGGGTTGTCCTTTTAGGTCAGGTGGGTATTAAAGACCATATTGAGATTGGTGCGGAGAGTGTGGTTTACGCCAAATCGGCGGTCTTGCGCTCAATTCCTCCAAACAGTACCTACTTCGGAATTCCCGCCCGCCCGGCAAGAGAGACGATGAGACTCTGGGCAAGGCTGTGGCAGCATTTCGGTAAGTAACGGAGATGAGGCTTTTGCAGCCGGTAAAGATTTCGGGATGGGGGTTGAATGGAAAAGTGGCGAAAATGGAAGTCAATGGTGCAGACGGAGGTGCAGGCATTGTTTTTAATCGCTCTATTAAGGCGGCGGTTGAGAATGCCCAGGTTATAGGAAATTGCACCTGCCTGAAATCGGGCAAGGGGATGGTGATGATGGTTGAGCATTTTCTTGCTGCCTGTTATGGAATCGGGATTTCTGATTTAATGGTTGATATAGAGGGTGGGATGTTGCCTTTTGGTGATGGGAGCGCCCAACCTTTTGTGCGGGCATTCCTGCGCGCAGGTCTGGTCAATACCAAGAGTCAAGAGACGGTGAAACTGAGAAGTCCGATAGGGGTTAAGGATGGCAAGGGTTTCATCCTCCTGGTTCCAGGAGAAAAACTGCGGATTCACTGTTTGATTGATTATCCTCATCTCGGGAGGCAGTTCTTCTCAGGGTTTATTACGCGGAAATTTTTCTGTGAGGAGATTGCACCGGCCCGGACATTTGGAAGACCTCCCCGTCATCTAAAAGAGCGTCTCGGTTTCGGCCTAAAAAGGGTGCGGGGCTGGGTTTTTCCTAAAAGACTGCGGTTCAATAATGAGCCCTGCCGGCACAAGGTCCTGGATTTACTTGGGGACCTGGCCCTTTTAGGGCGACCGCTCCAGGGAGAAATCTTTGCCTTTAACCCAAGTCACAGCTTGAATCTAATCTTGGTAAGAAGGTTAAAAGAAATGGGGGCTTGATGAGTATGAATATTGATGTAAAGAATTTCCTTCCGCATCGGGAGCCTTTTCTTTTTGTTGACGGGGTTAAGAGGATAGAAGGGAATGAGATTGAGACCTATCGGACGGTCAGGCCGGAGGAGTTTTACTTTCCTGGTCATTTTCCCGGAAATCCGATTCTGCCCGGTGTGTTGATGATTGAGGCGATTGCCCAGAGCGGCATAATCCTGGCATTGTTTTCGGACCAGACCCAAAAGGGCAAGACCCCGCTATTTGCCGGGATTGAACAGGCGCGGTTCCGCCGGATTGTCAGACCAGGAGAACAGCTCCGCATCGTAGTAACCCTCCTCTCTGCCAAGGCTGGGGTTTTTAAATTCTCGGGCAGGGTTTTTGTCGGTGAGGAACTGGCGTGCACGGCAATAGTGACCGGTGCGGTGCGTTAATCCATCCCAGCGCGCTCATTGGCAAAGAGGTTATTTTAGGTCAGGGGTGCGAGGTCGGTCCCTTCTGCCGGATTGAGGGTCGGGTTCAGATAGGCGCCAACTGCCGAATTGGCACCGGGGTGGTTATCGGTACCCCACCAGCAGATAAGAAGTATCAGGGGGAAGGCAGCGGGGTTTTAATCGGCAACAATAATATATTTTTTGAGTTTGTCACGGTTCACCGCGCGACCGGTCATAATGAAATGACCGTAATTGGTGATGGCAACTACATAATGGCTTATGTTCATATCGGACACAACTGCCGAATTGGTAACTCGGTAACATTGACCAACGGCGTTCAGTTGGCAGGACATACCGAGGTTGAAGATGGTGCCAATCTGGGCGGTTTAGTTGGAGTTCATCAGTTCTGCCGGATTGGCACATTGGCGATGATTGGTGCCCATTCCTATGTGAATAAGGACATACCGCCATTTTCCCTTGCTGCCGGCAACCCCTGCCGGGTGTATGGACTCAACATCGTGGGATTGGAAAGGGCGGGTTTCAGTAGCGAAAAGATTCTTGCACTTAAGGATGCCTTCAGAATCCTGTATCGTTCGGGCTTGCCCCTAACCCAGGCGTTGAAAAGGATTGAACAGGATTTGGCTGGTGGTCCGGGAAGGGAGGAGATAAATCGCCTTCTGGAGTTCTGCACCAACTCCAGAAGGGGGATTGAACTGAGAACAGAAGTATGAACTATCAGACGGCGCTTGATTTCTTAAACTCCCTCGTCAATTATGAGAAAAGGAAAAGGCAGGACCGCAGGTTTAAACTTAACGGTATCAGGCGATTTCTGCTCCTTGCCGAAAATCCGCAAAAAAGGTTAAAGAACTGCATTTTAATTGCGGGCACCAAGGGCAAGGGTTCGGTTGCCTATATGGTGGCGGCGGGCTTGCGCGCCTGCGGGTTGAAGACCGGTCTTTTTGTCTCACCCCATCTAATCTCGGTGCGGGAGCGGATTCAGATCAACGGCGAGTGGATAAAAAGGGAGCGCTTTGCCCGGCTTATGTCAAGGTTTCAGCCGCTGGTGAAAAAACAGCGGGTGAGTTATTTTGAGCTCTTGACCGCAATGGCATTTGACTTTTTCGCCCGGGAGGAGGTTGACTTCAGTGTGATTGAGGTTGGTCTTGGTGGCAGACTGGATGCGACCAACCTCTGCGAGCCCAAAATTGCGGTTATCACCAGGATTGGCTACGACCATCTCCAAGTCCTGGGCACAACCCTTAAAAAGATCGCCCGGGAAAAGGCGGGGATAATGCGCCCTGAAATACCGGTGGTGATTGGTTTGCAAGAGCCCGAGGCGGAGAATGAGCTCCTCCTGCAGGCGACAGAGATAGGCGCGCAGTCAGTTCTGGTGAAAAACCGGTCAAGGGTCTGGGACGAAACCATCACCCCATTGGGGATTGCCTTTTCCGCCTTCACCGAATTGGGTGCGGGCAGGGTGGAACTGAAAGTCCTGGGGAGGCATCAGATTGAAAACTGCCGGACCGCCCTGACCGTCCTGGGCATCCTCGCCCGGCAGGAGCCGCGAATAGATTTTGCCCGGGCGGTTGCCGGAATCAAAAATCTTGTGATTCCGGGAAGGTGTGAGGTTGTTCAGGAGAGCCCATTGGTAATTGTTGACTCCTGCCACAACCCGGAGTCTGGTCAGGCGCTCGCCGGGGTTTTAAAAGAGTATCTTAAGGAGAAGGTGGTTTTAATCTACGGCTCATTGCGGAATAAACTGGTGAAAAGGACGGTTGAACCGATTGCCCCTTATGTTGACACCGCAGTTTTGGTCGCCCCGAATTCGCCCCGGGCGCTAACACCAAGGGTCTTAAAGGGGATCCTCACCCGCCTAAAGGTGGCAGCAGAAACCGCGCCTGACCTGAAGACCGCATTAACCCGTGCCCAGGAACTTTCCTTTGGCAGGATGCCCATTGTGATTGCCGGCTCATTTTACCTTGCCGGTGAGGCGCTTTCCCTTCTCAAGGGCATAGAGCCGGAATAGCCATTCCTCATCCCCAATTGCCCAATTTGGAGATGCCCCTCCATTAAGAGCCAGAAAATGGGCTGAGATTAACGCATAGTTTTGCCCTTTTAGAAAAATTTTCTTATAAGCCAAAGTTTATCAACTGGTTGGCAATTTGCTCCTGTTTTATCCTCTTGGAAAAGGGTAGGTCCCCCCGACCATTACGGTGGTTAACCCCTTTTTAACCCTTTCCAGGAATGGTGTCGTGAGAGCGGTGTGGTAAAGCAGAGTTTGACAGGTTTGATGATTTCGGGCAGAATCTTAACTGCTATGAATTACAAAACCTTGCTTTTGACCCTTGCCGGACTTTTCCTCCTCGGGAATGTGTGCGATAAAATCCCGGAGAGGCAGTGGGAAAGGGGCAATTTTGAGCCCATCGGTGGCAAGCCCTATAACCTGCCCGCAGGTCTTGAGGTGCGCCAAATCATAGGTTATGATGACGAGATTCCAACATCATTTCTGCCCCTTGCCTTTACCGTTCTGAACAATACCAATAAGCGGATTGCGGTAACGATGCCCGAAGGGCTGGTTTTCAGCCCCTTGAATCACGACTATCAGTATATGATGCTCTTGCAGAAGTTCTCATTCTCGGTGCCGCCAGACCAGGATACGCTCATCCTCTTGCCGACATATTGTGCCAATGAGGACTTAGACGAGCCGGATGATGAGTCATTTTACGAGATTGACATTCAGGTCTGGGAAAGGGAGCTGAATGAACTTTTTAACCTTTTGCGGGATAAGCACCTTGACAATGAGGATGCGGTGGAACTGGCACAGGAGGCGCTCTTTGAGATTACCGATGGTGATGGCTTGACCGATGAAACCAGGGAGGCGCTGAAAAACCTGCCATGAAGCGGCTGGTTCTGGTCCTTATTCTTGTCCTTGCCGCCTGTGAAAACCTGTTTCCGCCCCAGGACTTTGAGCCGACCGGCTCACCCTTCAGCCTGAATCCAGGAATCAGCCTTATCAGTATTGCCGGTGACCGGCGCCATTTCAGCCCGAACGGGCTTTATAGCCTTGAGATGGTTGCCAAATCAAGCGGCGCTGCCTATGCCTATGACACCCTGCCCGCAGGGCTTCTTTTCACATCAAAGAAAAGTTCAACCCAGCATATGGTGATGCTCAAGGCGCATCAGATTGCGGTAGGAACGAGCAATACCAGTCTGGTCCTGGGCGTCTTCTGCTGCAACCGGCGCCGCCTGATTCCGGCAGAACAGGACAGCTTTTCTTTAGGACCATTAACCGACAACCCCGAGTTGCGCCAGCTGGCAGAACTTCTGCGCAACAAAAGGATTGCCGACGATTTGGGAATGATTCAGCGTGCGGTCTGGATGATAACCGATTCCACCGGTTTGACCCAGGCGTACATTGACTCAATCAACGCCCTGCCATCAGAATAGTTTGTGGTTTTTACTCCCACTCAATCGTTGCCGGCGGCTTTGAGGAGATGTCGTAGACAACCCGGTTGATGCCCCTGACCTCGTTGGTGATGCGGCTGGCAACCCGGGCAAGCAAGTCATCAGGCAGTCTTGCCCAGTCTGCGGTCATCGCATCGGTTGATGTCACCGCCCGCAGGGCAACAACATTTTCATAGGTGCGGCTGTCACCCATCACCCCAACCGAGCGCACCGGCAAAAGAACTGCGAGCGCCTGCCACACCCTGTTATAAAGCCCGGCCCTGCGCAACTCCGAGATAAAGATATTGTCAGCCTGCCTTAAGAGGTTGAGCCTTTCCGGTGTAACCGGTCCGATTATCCTCACCGCCAGACCAGGTCCGGGAAAGGGGTGGCGCTGAAGAATCCCTTTCGGAACCCTTAAAGCCCGACCCAAAATCCGCACCTCATCCTTGAAAAGCTCCTTTAACGGCTCAATCAGCTCAAAGCGCAAATCCTTTGGCAAGCCGCCAACATTGTGATGGGTCTTAATAGTTGCTGATGGTCCGCCAAAGGCGGAACGGGACTCAATCAGGTCAGGATAAAGGGTGCCCTGGGCAAGAAACCGAATCGGTCCGAACCTCTTTGCCACATCCTCAAAAACCCGGATAAACTCAAGACCGATGATGCGCCGCTTTCTCTCCGGTTGAGAAACACCCTCAAGTTTTGCAAGAAACCTCTCTTGCGCGGGAATGAACTTGACCGGCAGGATGGGCTTGAGCATCTTTAAAACATCCTGTGCCTCATTCAGGCGCAAAAGCCCGTTGTCAACAAATACCGCCACCAGTTGCCTGCCCAGCACCCGATAGAGCAAACTTGCCATAACCGTAGAATCAACCCCGCCCGAAACCGCGCAGAGAACCTTCTCTTTACCAACCTGCGCCTTTATCTCCTGCGACTTCTCCTCAATGAATCTCTTCATTGTCCAGCCCGGCTGGCAACGGCAGATGCGGAAAATGAAATTGGCAAGGATTTTCTTGCCTAAGGGTGTGTGATGAACCTCAGGGTGAAACTGAACCCCATAGATGCGCCGGGTTTCATCTGCCATTGCCGCAATCGCCAAGTGGCTGGTCATCCCTGATTTGACAAACCCCTTGGGCAGGCGCGTAACCGAATCACCATGGCTCATCCAGACAGAAAATACCGGTGGCAGATTGGCGAAAAGAGGGCTTGGTTTTATCTTATTGAACCGGGCATGCCCGTACTCACGCGCACCTTCCGGCGCTACCTTGCCGCCGAGCATCTGCGCGGTCAATTGCATACCATAGCAGATGCCAAGAATCGGGATGCCAAGATTGAAAAGGGCAACATCAGGTCTGGGCGCCCTCTTTAAAAATACCGAAGAAGGTCCGCCAGAAAGGATTAGACCTTTTGCCTGCCTTTCCAGAACCTCCTCAGCGCTGATATTATAAGGTACAATCTCGGCATAGACATTAAGTTCCCTTATCCGGCGGCAGATTAACTGAGTGTACTGGGAGCCAAAGTCAAGGATTAAAACCCTGTCCAAACCGGTTTTTTACTCCTGGGGTCGTGGCAAAGTCAGGGTGTCCTCTGCAAGGAGTTCGCAAACCCCTGATGCCTTACCATACAAAAGAATGCACTGCCGGTAGATATCTGATGCTGATTTCGCTGTCCTTGCCTGCCGCCACTGCTCAACCGCAACCTTTAAGTCTCTGATCTCCTCCTCGAGGACAGCGACTCTGCGCTCCAGGCGCATGCGCTCATTAATCGGTGCGAGGGTTATCCGGCTGCGGATTCTTTTAGCGGTATTTTCCAGTTCGGCGATCCGCTCTTCATAGGCCTTGATTGTGTCCGCACCCACCTCAAACACCACCAGCCCTGCCTGCTGGGAGCGGTGATAAACAAAGTTGAAGATTAGATACCCGAAAAGGATGGCAAGGATAAACAAAAGAAACCAGAACATTGCTTTCATTTTAACCTCCTATTGCAAGACGATATTAATCAGCCGGTTCGGAACATATATCACCCGGCTGATTTTTCTCCCCTGAATATATGCGGCAACGGTTTCATCCCTGAGCGCCGCCTCCTTCACTTCGCTTTCGCTACTTGAGCGGCTGACCACAACCCTTGAACGGAGTTTGCCGTTAATCTGCACCGGGATTTCCATCGTATCAAATACGAGAAATCGCTCATCGTAATCCGGAAGCCTTTCAGAAAAGATTGAGCCTCTATCAGGATAAAGCTGGTGCCACAACTCCTCGGCAAGATGCGGGGCAAAGGGTGATAGCAAGAGCAAGAAACGGCTCAGGGCAAAACCGAAAACCGGTGATTTCCGCTCGGTAAAAAGATAAAGGCGGTTGAGAAACTCCATCAATGCGCTGATCGCGGTGTTGAACTGGAAGTTTTCTGAGTCCTTGATGACCTTCTGATGGGTCTGGTTCAGATAGATATAGAGTTCCCTTTCACTTGGACTAAACCTCTCTGTTTGCAACTGCGCCGGTATGAAGTTAGGCTTGATGCTGCCGGTTTTTAAACAGTCCTGATAAAGGCGCCAGATACGGGCAAGAAACCGCTTGACCCCAACAACAAGGTCGTCACTCCATTCGAGGGGCTTTTCCGGTGGTGCGGCAAAAAGGACCGCAAGGCGCGCACAATCAGCACCATGCTCCTCAACAAAAGGTCCAACCCAGACCCCGTGCTTCTTTGATGATGACATCGTCTTGCCATCAAGCGAAACCATCCCCTGGGTATGAAGTACCTTGCAGGGCTCCTTAACCGAAACCATTCCCATATCAAAAAGAACGCGGGTAAAGAAACGGAAGAAGATGAGATGACCACAGGCATGCTCAATCCCACCGATATACTCATCAATCGGCAACCATTTATCCGCATTTTCCCGGCTGAACGGCAGCTCCTGGTTGTGCGGGTCGGTGTAACGCAGGTGATACCAGGAGGAGTCAACAAAGGTGTCCATCGTATCCGGGTCCCTTTTTGCCGGACCAGAGCATTTCGGGCAGGTGGTATTGATAAACTCCTCAACCCCGGCAAGAACCGACTTGCCCTTGGGTTTGTAATCCTTAACCTGTGGCGGCAGGAGCACGGGCAGGTCTTTGTCCGGAACGGGCACAATCCCGCACCTTTCGCAGTGAATCATGGGAATGGGTGTGCCCCAGTAACGCTGCCGCGAGATGAGCCAGTCCTTAAG encodes:
- a CDS encoding OmpH family outer membrane protein, with the protein product MRFLHWSAVLLGMLIFGGFAKEYKVGYINSERIIARYQAAIEAKKELDAEIKKYEAKAESLKAEYERAKEEYESQELALSEEGKRAKLAEIESRRRRYDSYLNEVYGKGGKIEQKNNELIAPIVAQIDSAVSKVAREEGFSLVIDATKSGIVYSEIGLDLTEMVIEELNRLYAPLPTPVTTKLLFVIAPLFEANDEAQRQRVGIQIREIINALLGSKSQVEVIPNKKVDEVVQSRGYANQKIGENEGADIARALDADYVIYGDCAKREERIQFTLTLLDARTGTVLKSQEGEAERGQVLREKVSAVVQVLYSALGR
- a CDS encoding UDP-3-O-(3-hydroxymyristoyl)glucosamine N-acyltransferase, producing MSCEGRKIWIEHGAKIANSVTLSPFVYVGGEVEIGEETYIGPNVTLLGRTVIGRRVRIGPGAVIGWEGFGYEKREGGYKRVEHTGIVVIEDDVEIGPLVNIARAKPGRQTRIGRGTKIDALVHIAHNVFIGEGCIITAQCGIAGSAKIGDRVVLLGQVGIKDHIEIGAESVVYAKSAVLRSIPPNSTYFGIPARPARETMRLWARLWQHFGK
- a CDS encoding UDP-3-O-acyl-N-acetylglucosamine deacetylase, with translation MRLLQPVKISGWGLNGKVAKMEVNGADGGAGIVFNRSIKAAVENAQVIGNCTCLKSGKGMVMMVEHFLAACYGIGISDLMVDIEGGMLPFGDGSAQPFVRAFLRAGLVNTKSQETVKLRSPIGVKDGKGFILLVPGEKLRIHCLIDYPHLGRQFFSGFITRKFFCEEIAPARTFGRPPRHLKERLGFGLKRVRGWVFPKRLRFNNEPCRHKVLDLLGDLALLGRPLQGEIFAFNPSHSLNLILVRRLKEMGA
- the fabZ gene encoding 3-hydroxyacyl-ACP dehydratase FabZ, which translates into the protein MSMNIDVKNFLPHREPFLFVDGVKRIEGNEIETYRTVRPEEFYFPGHFPGNPILPGVLMIEAIAQSGIILALFSDQTQKGKTPLFAGIEQARFRRIVRPGEQLRIVVTLLSAKAGVFKFSGRVFVGEELACTAIVTGAVR
- the lpxA gene encoding acyl-ACP--UDP-N-acetylglucosamine O-acyltransferase; translation: MHGNSDRCGALIHPSALIGKEVILGQGCEVGPFCRIEGRVQIGANCRIGTGVVIGTPPADKKYQGEGSGVLIGNNNIFFEFVTVHRATGHNEMTVIGDGNYIMAYVHIGHNCRIGNSVTLTNGVQLAGHTEVEDGANLGGLVGVHQFCRIGTLAMIGAHSYVNKDIPPFSLAAGNPCRVYGLNIVGLERAGFSSEKILALKDAFRILYRSGLPLTQALKRIEQDLAGGPGREEINRLLEFCTNSRRGIELRTEV
- a CDS encoding folylpolyglutamate synthase/dihydrofolate synthase family protein; this encodes MNYQTALDFLNSLVNYEKRKRQDRRFKLNGIRRFLLLAENPQKRLKNCILIAGTKGKGSVAYMVAAGLRACGLKTGLFVSPHLISVRERIQINGEWIKRERFARLMSRFQPLVKKQRVSYFELLTAMAFDFFAREEVDFSVIEVGLGGRLDATNLCEPKIAVITRIGYDHLQVLGTTLKKIAREKAGIMRPEIPVVIGLQEPEAENELLLQATEIGAQSVLVKNRSRVWDETITPLGIAFSAFTELGAGRVELKVLGRHQIENCRTALTVLGILARQEPRIDFARAVAGIKNLVIPGRCEVVQESPLVIVDSCHNPESGQALAGVLKEYLKEKVVLIYGSLRNKLVKRTVEPIAPYVDTAVLVAPNSPRALTPRVLKGILTRLKVAAETAPDLKTALTRAQELSFGRMPIVIAGSFYLAGEALSLLKGIEPE
- the guaA gene encoding glutamine-hydrolyzing GMP synthase, producing MDRVLILDFGSQYTQLICRRIRELNVYAEIVPYNISAEEVLERQAKGLILSGGPSSVFLKRAPRPDVALFNLGIPILGICYGMQLTAQMLGGKVAPEGAREYGHARFNKIKPSPLFANLPPVFSVWMSHGDSVTRLPKGFVKSGMTSHLAIAAMADETRRIYGVQFHPEVHHTPLGKKILANFIFRICRCQPGWTMKRFIEEKSQEIKAQVGKEKVLCAVSGGVDSTVMASLLYRVLGRQLVAVFVDNGLLRLNEAQDVLKMLKPILPVKFIPAQERFLAKLEGVSQPERKRRIIGLEFIRVFEDVAKRFGPIRFLAQGTLYPDLIESRSAFGGPSATIKTHHNVGGLPKDLRFELIEPLKELFKDEVRILGRALRVPKGILQRHPFPGPGLAVRIIGPVTPERLNLLRQADNIFISELRRAGLYNRVWQALAVLLPVRSVGVMGDSRTYENVVALRAVTSTDAMTADWARLPDDLLARVASRITNEVRGINRVVYDISSKPPATIEWE